In Pseudochaenichthys georgianus chromosome 6, fPseGeo1.2, whole genome shotgun sequence, a single window of DNA contains:
- the snrpg gene encoding small nuclear ribonucleoprotein G gives MSKAHPPELKKFMDKKLSLKLNGGRHVQGILRGFDPFMNLVVDDSLEMGPGGQQNNIGMVVIRGNSIIMLEALERV, from the exons ATGAGCAAAGCACACCCCCCAGAGTTGAAGAA ATTCATGGACAAGAAGCTTTCCT TGAAGTTGAATGGAGGCAGACATGTGCAGGGCATCCTGCGTGGGTTCGACCCCTTCATGAACCTGGTGGTGGATGACTCTCTGGAGATGGGCCCAGGTGGACAACAGAACAACATCGGCATGGTG GTCATCAGGGGAAACAGCATCATCATGTTGGAGGCCCTAGAGCGAGTATGA